In one window of Archaeoglobus neptunius DNA:
- a CDS encoding acyl-CoA dehydrogenase family protein: FGNEEQKKKYLPPLAKGEKICAACYTEPQAGSDVAGIKTRADKDGDEYVINGTKMFITNGTIADYYIVLARTDPNPPKRHHGMSVFIVEKDMPGVQANKLKNKLGIRASDTAEVVFKNVRVPKENLIGQEGQGFYQTMMFFNVTRIPVAFQAVGLAQGAFELAYHYARNREVFERKLADFQVTQEKLAKMRTELEAARLLAYQAAFFQDKMGMPDPGLTAMAKYYTARVAQFIVHEALQIHGGYGFMGEQAISRFYRDARILEIYEGTREIELEVIGRSLLGKIPSRLGTVRKHPLM; the protein is encoded by the coding sequence TTCGGCAACGAGGAGCAGAAGAAGAAATACCTCCCACCACTTGCCAAGGGAGAGAAAATCTGCGCAGCCTGCTACACCGAGCCTCAGGCGGGAAGTGATGTAGCGGGCATAAAAACCAGAGCCGACAAGGATGGGGACGAATACGTGATCAACGGAACAAAGATGTTCATAACAAACGGAACCATAGCGGACTACTACATCGTCCTCGCCAGAACCGATCCTAACCCGCCAAAGAGACACCACGGCATGTCCGTCTTTATTGTTGAGAAGGACATGCCGGGAGTTCAGGCGAACAAGCTGAAAAACAAGCTCGGCATCAGGGCGAGCGATACTGCTGAAGTGGTCTTCAAGAACGTCAGAGTGCCGAAAGAGAACCTGATCGGCCAGGAAGGGCAGGGCTTCTACCAGACGATGATGTTCTTCAACGTGACAAGAATTCCTGTTGCCTTCCAGGCAGTAGGTCTGGCTCAGGGAGCTTTTGAACTCGCCTACCACTACGCCAGAAACAGAGAGGTATTTGAAAGAAAGCTCGCCGACTTCCAGGTCACGCAGGAAAAACTTGCCAAGATGAGAACGGAGCTTGAGGCTGCGAGACTGCTCGCCTACCAGGCGGCATTCTTCCAGGACAAGATGGGCATGCCCGATCCCGGTTTGACTGCGATGGCCAAATACTACACAGCCAGGGTTGCCCAGTTCATAGTCCACGAAGCTCTGCAGATCCACGGCGGTTACGGATTCATGGGCGAGCAGGCGATAAGCAGGTTCTACAGGGATGCAAGAATTCTTGAGATCTACGAGGGTACGAGGGAGATCGAGCTTGAGGTCATTGGCAGATCACTGCTCGGCAAGATACCCTCAAGGCTGGGTACGGTGAGGAAGCATCCATTGATGTAA